From a region of the Novipirellula artificiosorum genome:
- a CDS encoding family 16 glycoside hydrolase yields the protein MRLLFFVSFGVMLLSNVATAETTYKKLTLTEAFHCEGAYYGDFNQDGIKDVVSGPYWYEGPSFEKRHEVRTPETFDPKGYSDNFLTYTGDFNGDGWDDILYVPWPGKDAWWCENPKGKEGHWKTHDALKNVGNESQVWGDVNGDHRPDLVYNIDGFLGYGTWDPNKPDKAWVFHPVSDHRGYQRYTHGVGIGDIDGDGRTDILEAAGWWQQPADFSSSTTWIWHPFPFAEAAAQMLAYDVDGDGLNDVVTSWHCHLYGLVWYKQTREADGEIKFQQQTILTPDPDSSRDELRISQLHALQLIDMNGDGLDDVLTGKRFWAHGPTGDVEANAPAVVYWFELVRDDDGGAKFVPHQIDDDSGVGTQVAATDLNNDQIPDVMVGNKKGTFVFISTAADSQPNTLTAQEQADGWQLLFDGESMEAWKGYQEDSVGKGWKVVDGAMVRAEKGAGDIVTHEQYEAFELSLEYNISKGGNSGLMFHVTETEAKPWMTGPEIQVQDNQDGHDPQKAGWLYQLYKSDGDATKPVGEWNHLRVVITPEKSETYMNGVKYYEFVKGSDDWNQRVAASKFGKMPNFGKPTKGHIALQDHGNVVEYRNIKVRPIK from the coding sequence ATGCGACTTCTATTTTTCGTGTCTTTCGGAGTCATGTTGCTTAGCAATGTCGCCACGGCGGAAACGACCTATAAAAAATTGACTCTCACCGAAGCGTTTCATTGTGAAGGGGCCTACTATGGCGACTTCAATCAAGACGGCATTAAAGATGTCGTGTCGGGGCCTTACTGGTATGAAGGACCCTCGTTTGAAAAACGTCATGAAGTGCGAACCCCCGAGACGTTTGACCCCAAAGGTTACTCGGATAATTTCTTAACCTACACCGGCGATTTCAATGGTGATGGTTGGGACGATATTTTGTATGTTCCCTGGCCCGGCAAGGATGCATGGTGGTGCGAAAATCCTAAGGGAAAAGAAGGCCATTGGAAGACTCACGACGCCCTCAAAAACGTTGGCAATGAGTCCCAGGTGTGGGGGGATGTCAATGGCGATCATCGACCCGACTTGGTTTACAATATCGATGGTTTCCTGGGCTACGGAACTTGGGATCCCAACAAACCCGACAAGGCTTGGGTCTTTCACCCCGTCAGTGATCATCGCGGCTACCAACGATACACCCATGGCGTGGGAATCGGTGATATCGACGGCGATGGACGCACTGACATCTTGGAAGCCGCCGGTTGGTGGCAACAGCCGGCGGATTTCAGCTCCAGCACCACTTGGATTTGGCATCCGTTTCCGTTCGCGGAAGCCGCCGCTCAAATGCTGGCTTACGACGTCGATGGTGATGGGCTCAATGACGTCGTGACCTCATGGCACTGCCACCTCTATGGCTTGGTGTGGTACAAGCAGACTCGCGAAGCGGATGGAGAAATTAAATTTCAACAGCAAACGATCTTGACGCCCGATCCGGACTCCAGCCGTGATGAGCTTCGTATCAGCCAATTGCATGCTTTGCAATTGATCGATATGAACGGCGACGGACTTGATGATGTCTTGACCGGAAAACGCTTCTGGGCTCATGGGCCAACCGGCGATGTGGAAGCCAATGCTCCCGCCGTCGTCTATTGGTTCGAATTGGTTCGCGATGACGACGGGGGCGCCAAGTTTGTGCCTCACCAAATCGATGATGATTCAGGAGTTGGAACTCAAGTTGCCGCCACCGACTTGAATAACGACCAAATCCCGGATGTCATGGTTGGCAACAAAAAGGGGACGTTTGTTTTCATCAGCACCGCTGCGGATTCACAACCTAATACCTTGACCGCCCAAGAGCAGGCCGACGGGTGGCAGCTGCTGTTTGACGGCGAATCGATGGAAGCTTGGAAAGGCTATCAAGAGGATTCCGTTGGCAAGGGCTGGAAGGTCGTGGACGGTGCCATGGTTCGAGCGGAAAAAGGAGCTGGCGACATTGTCACCCATGAACAGTATGAAGCATTTGAATTGTCACTCGAGTACAACATTTCAAAAGGCGGAAATAGTGGCTTGATGTTCCATGTCACGGAAACCGAAGCGAAACCATGGATGACGGGTCCCGAAATCCAAGTCCAAGACAACCAAGATGGCCATGATCCTCAGAAAGCCGGATGGCTGTACCAGTTGTACAAGTCGGATGGGGATGCCACCAAGCCTGTGGGAGAGTGGAATCATCTTCGCGTGGTGATCACTCCCGAGAAAAGTGAAACCTACATGAATGGCGTCAAGTATTACGAGTTCGTCAAAGGCAGTGACGATTGGAACCAACGAGTCGCCGCCAGCAAATTCGGCAAGATGCCGAATTTTGGTAAGCCGACGAAGGGGCACATCGCGCTACAAGATCATGGTAACGTGGTTGAGTATCGCAATATCAAAGTTCGTCCGATCAAATAG
- a CDS encoding SMP-30/gluconolactonase/LRE family protein, which produces MRRPFVLSAQLLVCSIVAGITPSGFAQDSASSGLIAPGATPVRLADGFKFTEGPACDAEGNVFFTDQPNDRILKWSIDGELTTFMQPCGRSNGLCFDGKGNLWACADAKNELWCIAADQTVEVIVKDYHGKLLNAPNDLWIHPAGGIYFSDPFYKRGYWNRGPSEQDVEAVYYLAPDHQSLVRVAEDLKRPNGLIGTSDGKTLYVADIGAKKTYRYTIEEEGTLTNKQLFCELGSDGMTIDNQGNVYLTGKGVTVFDPDGKQIEHIDIDEGWTANVCFGGKNRKTLFVTASDSLYGLEMSVQGVDSQ; this is translated from the coding sequence ATGCGTCGACCTTTCGTTCTTTCCGCACAGCTTCTTGTCTGCTCCATCGTTGCTGGGATCACTCCATCGGGATTCGCCCAGGATTCGGCATCGAGTGGTTTGATTGCTCCCGGCGCAACACCCGTACGGCTTGCCGATGGATTTAAGTTCACCGAGGGGCCAGCCTGTGACGCAGAGGGTAATGTCTTTTTTACCGACCAGCCCAACGACCGCATTCTGAAATGGTCGATCGATGGCGAATTGACAACGTTTATGCAGCCATGTGGCCGATCAAACGGCTTGTGTTTTGATGGGAAAGGGAACCTGTGGGCGTGTGCGGATGCGAAGAATGAATTGTGGTGCATCGCTGCGGACCAAACCGTGGAAGTGATTGTCAAGGATTACCACGGTAAGCTGCTAAACGCCCCAAACGATCTTTGGATTCATCCCGCCGGCGGGATCTATTTTTCGGATCCGTTCTACAAGCGTGGCTATTGGAACCGCGGTCCTAGCGAACAAGACGTCGAAGCGGTTTACTATCTGGCACCGGATCATCAGAGCTTGGTACGCGTTGCAGAGGACCTCAAAAGGCCCAACGGGCTGATTGGGACGTCCGATGGAAAGACGTTGTATGTGGCAGACATCGGAGCGAAAAAAACGTACCGCTACACGATTGAAGAAGAAGGAACGTTAACGAACAAACAGCTGTTTTGCGAGCTTGGCTCGGATGGCATGACGATCGACAACCAAGGCAATGTTTATCTGACCGGGAAGGGAGTCACGGTTTTTGATCCGGATGGCAAGCAGATCGAGCATATCGATATCGATGAAGGTTGGACGGCAAACGTTTGCTTTGGAGGCAAGAATAGAAAGACGCTTTTCGTTACTGCAAGTGATTCGCTCTACGGTCTCGAAATGTCGGTCCAAGGTGTCGACAGCCAATAG
- a CDS encoding FAD-binding protein, which translates to MNDSNLVYPKSLDESVAALRESPNARVVGNQTKPPLCGNRYAGAGGPKISLSKLTGVTQYEPSEYTFTALAGTTLAELVDVLGEQRQYLPFDPMLVSAGATIGGTIAAGMAGPGRFRYGGIRDFLLGVTLILGNGDVVKVGGKVVKNAAGFDVPKFLINSLGRFGAMVDVTFKVFPKPLSLHTYAIECQSSADASNKIAVAASSRWELDAIDYRADDKRLYLRQQGPDEVNEAIAIDMQSKLGSMSRLGAEQATAFWSGITELSWQSVDSIVAKVPTTPRQLECLCETLRRIDGVSVHLSVAGSVAWVAAQDVSLLMAIQSSLIATDHSGLLVRGNIEGMTAERCYMNRKPQGSIEQSLLAAFGMLKVGNDAT; encoded by the coding sequence GTGAATGACTCTAACCTTGTCTATCCAAAATCGCTTGATGAATCTGTCGCGGCATTGCGAGAGTCCCCGAACGCTCGCGTGGTTGGCAATCAAACAAAACCACCTCTTTGCGGAAATCGGTACGCCGGCGCTGGCGGACCGAAAATCTCGTTATCCAAATTGACTGGGGTGACGCAGTACGAACCGTCGGAGTACACCTTTACGGCGTTGGCAGGGACAACGCTCGCAGAATTGGTGGACGTTCTCGGCGAGCAGCGACAGTATCTGCCCTTTGACCCTATGCTGGTTTCCGCCGGTGCGACCATCGGGGGAACGATTGCAGCGGGGATGGCCGGACCCGGCCGGTTTCGCTACGGAGGAATTCGTGACTTTCTGTTGGGCGTGACACTCATCCTCGGCAACGGGGACGTCGTCAAAGTGGGTGGCAAGGTCGTGAAAAATGCTGCCGGTTTTGACGTTCCAAAGTTTCTGATCAATAGTCTGGGACGCTTTGGAGCGATGGTTGACGTGACGTTCAAGGTCTTCCCGAAGCCCCTCTCGCTGCACACGTATGCGATCGAGTGCCAATCGAGTGCCGATGCATCGAACAAGATCGCCGTCGCGGCATCAAGTCGATGGGAATTGGATGCGATTGATTATCGTGCGGACGACAAACGTTTGTACCTGCGGCAGCAAGGTCCCGATGAGGTGAACGAAGCGATTGCGATTGACATGCAATCAAAACTCGGCAGCATGAGCCGTTTGGGTGCGGAACAAGCAACGGCATTCTGGTCGGGAATCACCGAGTTGAGTTGGCAATCGGTGGATTCGATCGTCGCGAAAGTACCGACGACGCCAAGGCAGCTTGAATGCTTGTGCGAAACGCTTCGACGGATCGATGGCGTGAGTGTCCATCTGAGTGTCGCGGGTTCGGTCGCTTGGGTTGCGGCGCAGGACGTATCCTTGCTCATGGCGATTCAATCGTCGCTGATCGCAACCGATCATTCCGGTTTGCTGGTCCGCGGAAACATCGAAGGCATGACGGCGGAACGATGCTACATGAATCGAAAACCGCAAGGGTCGATCGAGCAATCGTTGTTGGCGGCGTTTGGCATGTTGAAAGTAGGAAACGATGCAACATAG
- the glcF gene encoding glycolate oxidase subunit GlcF, which produces MQHRIPAGKHGPISDEMTAAVSTCVHCGFCLAACPTYEQLGQEPDSPRGRIVLMKEVLEGELSIADASDHLDRCLGCLACEPACPSGVLYRNLISPFRSCVEPERKRTWIERLSRAMTQATLPYPTRFRIAANLGRLARPLAPMMPTSIASMLRLLPKRLPKRQSWAAVTPALGKRTARVALLTGCAQSVLDPDINTATIDVLTRSGIEVCIPHGQGCCGALSWHVGNGPQAQRFARVNLEAFPEGVDAIVTNAAGCGSGMKEYPLILKGTQYEELARSFSAKVMDVSVALTKLGRVPPFPQQRLPVRIAYHDACHLSNAQGVVEEPRELLRRIPGVEVLEIPEGHSCCGSAGTYNVDQPEIAAALGDQKVSHAMSVHPDLIATGNIGCLTQLSKHLEQRGGSIPVRHTIQVLRDAYLDRPLRSP; this is translated from the coding sequence ATGCAACATAGGATCCCCGCTGGAAAGCATGGCCCGATCAGCGACGAGATGACGGCAGCGGTCAGCACGTGTGTGCACTGCGGTTTTTGTCTGGCGGCTTGTCCGACGTACGAGCAATTGGGCCAAGAACCCGATTCGCCTCGTGGACGGATCGTTTTGATGAAAGAGGTGCTCGAAGGGGAGTTGTCGATTGCGGATGCTTCGGACCATCTTGATCGATGTCTCGGTTGTTTGGCTTGTGAACCAGCGTGTCCATCGGGAGTCCTGTACCGCAATTTGATCAGCCCCTTTCGTTCCTGTGTCGAGCCCGAGCGAAAGCGAACGTGGATCGAGCGATTGTCGCGTGCGATGACTCAAGCGACCTTGCCCTATCCGACGCGATTCCGAATCGCGGCCAACCTTGGGCGTCTTGCCCGGCCGCTGGCGCCCATGATGCCAACATCCATTGCGTCGATGTTGCGGCTGCTGCCCAAACGATTGCCGAAGCGACAGTCCTGGGCCGCCGTCACACCAGCGTTGGGGAAACGGACGGCTCGCGTTGCCTTGTTGACCGGTTGTGCGCAATCGGTCTTAGATCCCGACATCAACACGGCCACGATCGACGTGTTGACGCGTTCGGGGATCGAGGTGTGTATCCCGCACGGTCAAGGATGTTGTGGGGCGCTAAGTTGGCACGTCGGAAACGGCCCTCAGGCTCAAAGGTTTGCGAGGGTCAACCTGGAAGCGTTTCCTGAAGGAGTGGATGCGATCGTGACGAATGCAGCCGGTTGCGGTTCAGGAATGAAAGAGTATCCCTTAATCTTGAAGGGGACGCAGTACGAGGAACTTGCGCGCTCGTTTTCCGCCAAGGTGATGGACGTTTCGGTGGCGCTTACCAAACTCGGCCGGGTGCCGCCATTTCCGCAACAACGGTTGCCGGTTCGGATTGCGTACCACGACGCCTGCCACTTGTCCAATGCGCAGGGGGTGGTTGAAGAACCTCGCGAACTGCTGCGGAGGATTCCGGGCGTTGAAGTGTTGGAAATTCCCGAGGGACATTCTTGTTGTGGGTCGGCTGGAACGTACAATGTCGATCAGCCTGAAATCGCAGCAGCGCTGGGCGATCAAAAGGTGTCCCACGCGATGAGTGTCCATCCCGATTTGATTGCAACTGGCAACATTGGCTGCTTGACCCAATTGTCGAAGCATTTGGAACAGCGGGGCGGTTCGATTCCCGTCCGGCACACCATCCAGGTGTTAAGGGATGCCTATCTTGATCGTCCGTTACGCAGCCCTTGA
- a CDS encoding FAD-binding oxidoreductase: MSKVGSPIDKLKTLSKLIPSDRYASSVAFQAAFESDGLTAFSQRPLAVVIPETIEEVVAIVRWCRDHEVPFVARGSGTSLSGGSLPIADGIVIALNRINHILSLDPQQRTAVVEPGVINIKVSQRSSPHGLTFAPDPSSQTVCTIGGNLAFNAGGAHCLKYGMTSNHVLGLKAVLGNGETVEFGSQSCESIEPDYSGLFCGSEGVFGIATEITLRLQAKPECFHTVLVGYQSLSVAGDAVSAVIESGLLPGAMEIMDALSIEAVEAAVGCGYPKGCEAVLIVELEGPRERVEFEKHQLDAVLRKTQSFSIHVAETEAERLRIWKGRKAAFSAAGRISPDFLVQDGVVPRKRLGEALTRIQQISRESGIRVANVFHAGDGNLHPMILYDGNREGELHRAEQVCSRIIRVCIEMGGSVTGEHGIGMEKREYLPEMFDPPTMALFHRIREAFDPQQIANRGKMFPDAEAPSLSMRGLHPLEKQGLISRE, translated from the coding sequence ATGTCAAAAGTCGGATCCCCCATCGATAAGCTGAAGACGCTTTCAAAACTGATTCCGAGTGACCGCTATGCGAGTAGCGTTGCCTTTCAAGCGGCGTTTGAGTCGGATGGATTGACCGCGTTCTCGCAGCGTCCCTTGGCGGTCGTGATACCTGAAACGATCGAAGAAGTGGTTGCGATCGTGCGTTGGTGCCGCGATCACGAGGTCCCGTTTGTCGCACGCGGTAGCGGCACGAGTTTGTCAGGTGGATCCCTGCCAATTGCTGATGGAATCGTGATCGCTCTGAACCGGATCAACCACATCCTCTCGCTTGATCCACAGCAACGTACGGCGGTGGTGGAGCCGGGGGTCATCAACATCAAGGTCAGCCAACGGTCCAGCCCGCACGGCCTGACTTTTGCCCCCGATCCATCGAGCCAAACGGTTTGTACGATCGGCGGGAATTTGGCTTTCAACGCTGGCGGTGCCCATTGTCTAAAATACGGTATGACCTCGAACCACGTCCTCGGTTTGAAGGCGGTGCTCGGCAATGGGGAAACGGTCGAATTTGGGTCGCAGAGTTGCGAATCGATTGAACCCGATTACAGCGGGCTGTTCTGTGGCAGCGAGGGAGTGTTTGGCATCGCCACGGAGATCACCCTGCGGTTGCAAGCCAAGCCCGAGTGCTTTCATACCGTGTTGGTCGGTTACCAGTCCTTGTCGGTGGCTGGGGATGCCGTTTCGGCTGTGATCGAATCGGGGCTGCTCCCCGGTGCGATGGAAATCATGGACGCTTTGTCGATCGAGGCAGTTGAGGCCGCGGTCGGTTGCGGATATCCCAAAGGCTGCGAAGCCGTCCTGATCGTCGAATTGGAGGGGCCGCGCGAACGCGTCGAATTTGAAAAGCATCAATTGGACGCCGTGCTGCGCAAAACGCAATCCTTCTCGATTCATGTCGCCGAGACCGAAGCAGAGCGGCTCCGGATTTGGAAAGGGCGAAAGGCGGCCTTTTCGGCGGCCGGCCGGATCAGTCCCGATTTTTTGGTCCAAGATGGGGTCGTTCCGCGCAAACGGCTCGGGGAAGCCTTGACTCGCATCCAACAGATTTCTCGTGAAAGTGGCATTCGGGTTGCAAATGTCTTTCATGCTGGCGATGGCAATCTGCATCCCATGATTCTGTATGACGGAAACCGTGAAGGCGAGCTGCATCGAGCCGAACAGGTTTGCAGCCGGATCATTCGTGTTTGCATCGAAATGGGCGGATCGGTGACGGGGGAACACGGAATTGGGATGGAGAAACGCGAGTACCTTCCTGAAATGTTTGATCCGCCGACGATGGCCTTGTTCCATCGCATCCGAGAGGCGTTTGATCCGCAACAGATTGCCAATCGAGGTAAAATGTTCCCCGATGCCGAGGCGCCGTCCTTGTCGATGCGCGGTTTGCATCCGCTTGAGAAACAAGGATTGATCTCACGTGAATGA